Genomic DNA from Carnobacterium divergens DSM 20623:
CCTTCTAAAACAACCATTTGATCCGCATAATCTGCCACGTCATCCATTTGATGGGTTACTAAAACGATTGTCAGTCCCTTTTCTTTATAGAGATAGTGAAACATTTCCATCATATCTAGACGTCCTTTTGGATCTAAGCCTGCTGTTGGTTCATCTAAGACCAAGACATCTGGCTCCATCGCTAAGACACCTGCAATCGCCACACGGCGCATCTGGCCACCGGATAGATCAAATGGTGAGCGTTCCATATAAGATTCGTCTAAGCCCACCAAATCAAGCATTTCTTTTGCTAGCGCTTTGCCTTCTTCTTCCGTTGCGCCAAAATTTCGAGGACCAAATGCAATATCCTTTGCGATGGTCTCTTCAAAAAGCTGCGCTTCTGGAAATTGAAACACAATACCAACTTTTTTACGAATGCTTTTTAGGTTCTTATTATTGGTTTCAGGTGTAATCACACGATCGCCAATCGTTACAACACCTTCAGTAGGTTTCATTAGTGCATTTAAGTGTTGTAATACAGTCGATTTCCCACTACCAGTATGTCCCACTAACGCTGTAAAACTGCCTGATTTGATTTCTAAATCAATATCATATAAGGCGCGATTTTGAAAAGGAGTGCCTTTTTGGTAGGTATAGCCTACTTTTTCGAAAGTAATGTCCATAGCCAATCCACCATCCCTTCCTCAGTTAAATACTCTTCTGGTACTGTGATATTTCTAGCCTTCAATGCTGACTTTAATTTTTCTGGAAATGGCAAATCTAAGCCCATTTCAATCAGCTCATCCCCATAAGAGAAAATTTCTTCTGGAGTCCCTTCTTTAATCAACTTGCCCTCTTTCATCACTAACACACGATTTGCACTAGCCGCTTCATTGATGTCATGAGTGATTGAAATCACCGTTAAATTAGCAGTCTCTTTGATTGCTCGCACAGTCGCAAGTACTTCTTCTCGGCCTTGAGGATCCAGCATACTTGTTGCTTCATCTAAGATAATAATATCTGGACGCAGTGCCACCACACCGGCAATGGCCACTCGTTGCTTTTGTCCACCTGAAAGTCTGGCCGGCTCTTTTTCAAGATAATCCGTCATTTTCACTTTATCAATTGCGTCTTTTACGCGTTCTATCATTTTTTCACGGGGAACACCTATATTTTCTAAACCAAAAGCTACATCATCTTGAACCGTTGAACCTACAAATTGATTGTCTGGATTTTGAAAGACCATTCCAACCATTTTTCGAATATCCCAAACAGATTCTTCCGTTAAAAGATGTCCGCCAACGGTAACCGTTCCTTGAGTTGGAGCTAGTAACCCATTAATGGTTTTCGCTAAGGTGGATTTTCCTGAACCGTTATGTCCAATAATTGCAATCCATTCTCCAGCTTCAATATCAAGTGAGACACCGTCAATTGCTAAACCTTCTGCATCTGGATGATATTTATAGGATATGTCATTTAATGTTATAATTTTCTCCACTGACGAAACCTCCATATTGATTCAATTCAATCCCTATAAGACTATCAAAAAAGAGAGTCTTATGCAATATTATTTGTTTTAACTCCCTCTATTATAATGTTTCTGAAATTCAAAAACTAGCCTAAAATTTTCCCTTAGACTAGTTTTTTTATTAGTTATTTAAATAGTTATATGCGTACTGAGCATACATCTCTGCCCCCATTTTCATTGCGTCTTCATCAACGTTGAATTTCCCATGGTGGTGCGCCCATTCTGTGTCTTTAGCTGGATTTCCACAGCCCACTAGAGCAAAGCAACCTGGAGTATGTTCTGTAAAGTAGCTAAAATCTTCCCCACCAGTAGTTGGTGGCTCTTGAAGTAATGCGTCCTCACCAAAGCTATCTTGAATAATTTTTTGCGCAAACAAGGCATCTTTTTCATCATTTACAACTGGAAGCGTCCCGTATTGGTAATCAACTGCTGCTGTTGCTCCGTAAGTTAACGCTGTATGTTCTGCATATCGTTGAATCGCTTTTTTTACTCGCTCTCTTGTTTCAATACTAAAGCAACGAACGGTTCCTTCTAAACGTGCATTTTCCGCAATGACATTGAATCGCGTTCCAACATCCATTCTACCAATCGTCACTACTACTGGATCTAACGGATGTGTCTCTCTTGAAACGATTGCTTGAACATTCATTACAAAAGCAGACGCCACCATCGTTGCATCAATACATGCATCTGGCATCGCCCCATGACCTCCTCGTCCAGTAAAATCAATTGTGAAAATATCAGCAGAAGCAAATGAAGAACCTACTACACAAGAAACTTTTCCCGAAGGCATTTGTGACCAAATGTGAATGCCAAAAACATTGTCTACCTCTTCGACAGCACCTTGCTCCACCATCGCTTTAGCCCCTTTTGCATTTTCTTCAGACGGTTGAAAAATAAATCGTATCGTTCCTTTAATATCAGATTGAATCTCTTTTAAAGCTTTAGCAGCCGTTACCAGCATCGCTGTATGGGCATCGTGTCCACAGGCATGCATTTTACCGTCTTCTAAAGATTTATAAGCTAATCCTTCATTTAATTCTTGAACAGGTAATGCATCCATGTCAGCACGTAACGCTACTGTCTTACCAGGTTTCCCTCCTACTAACTCTGCAATCAAACCAGTAGGAACTGTTTTTCTATAAGGAATTCCTAACTTATCCATTTCATCTGCTACTTTTTGAGTCGTACGAAATTCTTCCCATTGCAATTCTGGGTGTTGATGTAAATCTCGTCTAAATGCAATCATTTCTTCTTCGTATTTTTTAACACTAGCTTTTAAATTCCCCATCAATTAAGACCTCATTTCTATAAATTTGATAAAATGCTTGAAAAAATACCTGCTAAAACAACAGATACGATTGTAACCGTGATAAAGCCTGCTACTAGCATCGGAGGCAGCATATGACTTGTTAATGCTTCTTGCTCTTTCTTGTCTTCTGTCAAAGCTTGGATCACTTCATTGGTAATAATATAATCTGCTGGGAAACCATAGAGCGCTGTTAGCGAAACTGCAAAAGCCATTTCTTTACTCACACCTAGTAGCCTTCCTATAATTGCTGAAAATACATACATTCCAAATACTCCAATGACAATAATTCCTACCATCGGCAACAATAATTCTTTTAGCATTTCTGGTGTCGCATTTTTTAATCCATCAAAGATAAACAACATCAAGCCTAAAATTGCAAAACCAAAACCATTTGCTTTTTGAAGTGGTTGTTTTTCTAAGAAACCACTACTTGAAGCTATAACTCCAAATAATAAACACAAAACAAACGGGCTAACTGAAACAAATGGAGCCAACCAAACAGAAACATAATAAGCGAACATTCCAACAATGGACAATCTAAAAAATCTAGAAAAATTTGTATGATATCGTTTTGGAACTTTGGCAAATAATTTAGGAATTTCTTCATCCTCTTCTTTTATTGCTTTTTGCTGTTCTTGCTCATTTGTAGGAGTCCATTCGCCACTTCGATAGTTGGCTAGCATTCGTTTGCCTTCCTTTTTCAACATAATCGATGTCAAAGGATACCCTGCAAAACCTTGCATCACATAGATCAAAATTGCAAGCACGGATAATGACATCAAACCAGCCTGTTGTGCTGCTTCTGACATAATCAAAGAGGAAACAACTCCACCCACCAATGGAGGGATCGCTACTAAAATCGTTTGTAAATCAAAAAACAACATCCCAACTGTTAAAAGTAAGACAACAATTCCAGCAATTCCTGACAGTGTGATGACAATCGTTTTCCACTGATTGATTAGCTCCTTAACAGAAAGCAATGTTCCCATATTGGTAATTAGCAAGTACATCAGTAACGTAGCTACGACACTTGGAATACCTGCGACTTCAACAATATTCTTTGGAAAAATAGTCCAATACCCAATAATAAACAAGACTGCACAAACAAAGACAGAGGATACCCAAGCTTTCGTTTTAGCAGATATAATATCTCCTATGTATAAAATTCCCATCAATAAAGTAAAAGCTAACATTTGCGACATAAACATTCCCCATGTTGTGTTATTGTCAGAATATTCTGATTTACAATAGTATACAAAAGAACCATTTGAATTGCAACCTTATTTTAAAACAAGCGTTAGTTTACGATTCTAATCCAAATAAAAAAACAGTTTTTACGAGCTCTTTTAAAAGAGTTTCGTAAAAACTGCTAGAAAACAAAAAAAATAATCACCTTTGATGAATTTACCTCCCCTGAAAACATTCAGGGGAAGTTTCGAGCTAGACTTGGAAGTAAACTTCCATCATCGTAACACTCTTTACAAACATCGATAAAGTGAAGCATTTGTAATGTTTAAATTGAAATTAAACCAATTCAATGATAACCATTGGTGCAGCGTCTCCGCGGCGAGGTTCAGTTTTCATGATACGAGTGTATCCACCTTGACGCTCAGCGTAACGAGGTGCTACATCGCCAAATAATTTTTGTAAAGCTGATTCAGTAACAATTTTTTCGCCATCTTCTTTAACAGAAGCAACTTCGTTACGAACAAATGCAGCTGCCTGACGACGAGCGTGCAAATCGCCACGTTTACCTAAAGTAATCATTTTTTCAGTTGTAGAGCGAACTTCTTTAGCACGAGCCTCAGTTGTTACAATACGTTCGTTAATGATTAAATCAGTCGTTAAATCGCGCAACATTGCTTTACGTTGTGAACTTGTACGTCCTAATTTACGGTAACCCATTGTGATTTTCCTCCCTTGATACGGTACTAGTCGTCTTGACGTAGACCTAAACTTAATTCTGCTAGTTTAAATTTCACTTCTTCAAGTGATTTACGACCAAGATTACGCACCTTAATCATTTCTGCTTCAGATTTGTCTGTCAATTCTTGAACGGAGTTAATACCAGCACGTTTCAAACAGTTGTATGAACGTACAGATAAATCTAGTTCTTCAATTGTCATCTCAAGCATTTTTTCTTTATGCGTTTCTTCTTTTTCTACCATGATTTCAGCTTTACGGGCTTCATCAGTTAGATTTACGAAGATATTTAAATGCTCTGTAAGAATTTTAGCTGCTAAACTCACAGCCTCTTCTGGGCTAATAGAACCATCTGCCCATACATCAAGTGTTAATTTGTCAAAGTTATCTTTTTGACCCACTCGAGTATTTTCTACTTGATAGTTCACACGACTAACTGGGGTGTAAATCGAGTCGACTGGTAATACACCAATAGGCATATCATCGTGTTTATTATGTTCAGCTCTTGCATAACCTCTTCCTGATTTTGCAGTTAAACGAACGTGGAAACGTGCGCCTTCAGCTACTGTACAAATGTACAAGTCAGGATTTAAGATTTCAACATCGCTATCATAAGTGATATCGGCTGCTGTTACAACTGCTGGACCTTTTACATCGATTTCAATCGTTTTATCTTCACCAGAATATAACTTGAGTGCAAGTTTTTTAATATTCAAAATGATTGAAGTTACATCCTCAACAACGCCATCAACGGTTGAAAATTCATGTAAAACACCATCAATTTGGATAGTAGTTACTGCTGCACCTGGAAGAGATGACAACAATATACGACGTAGAGAATTCCCTAGCGTTGTACCATAACCACGTTCAAGTGGTTCTACAACGAATTTACCAAACTTGGCATCATCGCTGATCTCAATCGTTTCAATTCTTGGTTTTTCAATTTCGATCATTCTATACATACCCCTTTCAAAACGTTAAGTTCATGTTACTGAGTGCAAACAAGTTCAATGTAGCAGCTCTCAATTAAACACGACGGCGTTTTGGAGGGCGGCATCCATTGTGAGGAACTGGAGTTACATCACGAATACCTGTAACTTCTAAACCAGTAGCTTGTAATGAACGAATTGCAGCTTCACGTCCTGAACCAGGACCTTTTACAGCAACTTCTACAGTTTTCATACCATGTTCCATACACGCTTTAGCTGCAACTTCTGCTGCCATTTGAGCTGCGAATGGAGTTGATTTTTTAGATCCACGGTAGCCTAATGATCCAGCTGATGACCATGAAATTGCATTCCCATGAGTATCAGTAATCATTACAATAGTATTGTTGAATGTTGAACGGATATGTGCTACACCAGATTCAATATTCTTTTTCACACGACGTTTACGAACGACTTTTTTTCCTGCCATGAAGAGTTACCTCCTAACTTAATTAATTATTTTTTCTTGCCTGCAACTGTTCTAGCTGGGCCTTTACGAGTACGCGCGTTGTTTTTCGTGTTTTGTCCACGAGTTGGTAAACCACGGCGGTGACGCATGCCTCGGTATGATCCGATTTCCATTAAACGTTTGATGTTTAGGTTAACTTCACGACGTAAGTCACCCTCAACTTTCAACGAGTCAATTTCAGCACGGATGCGATCTAATTGATCATTTGTTAATTCACGTACACGAATTTCTTCTGATACGTCTGCAGCTTTCAAAACTTCGATAGCTGTGTTTTTACCGATTCCATAAATATAAGTTAAAGAGATTACTACACGTTTATCACGTGGAATATCTACACCTGCAATACGAGCCATTACAATTACACCTCCTGTATATTTTTAGTTATTATCCTTGACGCTGTTTGTGTTTTGGATTTTCACAAATTACCATAACACGTCCGTTACGACGGATAACTTTGCATTTTTCACAAATTGGTTTTACTGATGGTCTTACTTTCATGAACTATACCTCCCATTTTATTGACGGAGTACAATTATTTAAAGCGATAGGTAATGCGACCGCGAGTTAAATCATACGGTGACAATTCTACTGTTACTTTGTCTCCAGGTAAAATACGAATGTAGTGCATACGGATTTTTCCTGAAACATGAGCCAATACAACATGCCCATTTTCAAGTTCCACTTTAAACATTGCATTCGGCAAAGTTTCAACGACTGTTCCTTCAATTTCAATGACATCGTCTTTAGCCACGCCTAGTACCTCCTTAAAATTGTTTCGCAAATCAATGCGATAAACTTAGCGAGAACCTTGGCCCCCACCATTCTGTTTCATCTTAACCTATTAATTCTATCACAATATAGACGCATTGAAAAGTCAAGACCCCGAATATTGTACCATAGAATTAAAATAGTGACAAGCCCCTCATGAGACTACCGCTTTTCCTCGTTCAACAATTTGGATAAAACGAGGCTTCATTTTCGTCATTAAAAAACTAAGCTTTTATTTTTCAATAATTGCTTTTACTTCTTTGAAAACATCGTGAATGTCTTGATCACCTTTAACAGTGTTCAAAACATGGCGCGTTTCATAAAAGTCTAACAAAGGTTCTGTTAACTCTAGATTAATATTGATTCTGTTTTCAACTGTTTCAGGTTTGTCATCATCTCTTTGATAGAAATCATGTCCGCCACAGCGATCACAAGTTCCTTCAACTGTTGGAGGATTAAATACTTTATGATAAGTAGCCCCACAAGTGCGGCAAATGATTCTCCCAGTTAAACGTTCCATTAAGATGTCTTTATCCACATGAATGTTGATAACGGCATCGATTTTTTTTCCCAGATCATTAAGGATTGTTTCCAAGGCTTCCGCTTGGTTAAGCGTTCTTGGGAAACCATCTAATAAAAATCCTTCTTTTGTATCAGCTTCAGCTAAACGTTCTTTTACAATCCCGTTTGTCACTTCGTCTGGT
This window encodes:
- the rpsM gene encoding 30S ribosomal protein S13 — encoded protein: MARIAGVDIPRDKRVVISLTYIYGIGKNTAIEVLKAADVSEEIRVRELTNDQLDRIRAEIDSLKVEGDLRREVNLNIKRLMEIGSYRGMRHRRGLPTRGQNTKNNARTRKGPARTVAGKKK
- a CDS encoding DNA-directed RNA polymerase subunit alpha, coding for MIEIEKPRIETIEISDDAKFGKFVVEPLERGYGTTLGNSLRRILLSSLPGAAVTTIQIDGVLHEFSTVDGVVEDVTSIILNIKKLALKLYSGEDKTIEIDVKGPAVVTAADITYDSDVEILNPDLYICTVAEGARFHVRLTAKSGRGYARAEHNKHDDMPIGVLPVDSIYTPVSRVNYQVENTRVGQKDNFDKLTLDVWADGSISPEEAVSLAAKILTEHLNIFVNLTDEARKAEIMVEKEETHKEKMLEMTIEELDLSVRSYNCLKRAGINSVQELTDKSEAEMIKVRNLGRKSLEEVKFKLAELSLGLRQDD
- the rplQ gene encoding 50S ribosomal protein L17 — translated: MGYRKLGRTSSQRKAMLRDLTTDLIINERIVTTEARAKEVRSTTEKMITLGKRGDLHARRQAAAFVRNEVASVKEDGEKIVTESALQKLFGDVAPRYAERQGGYTRIMKTEPRRGDAAPMVIIELV
- the rpmJ gene encoding 50S ribosomal protein L36, with the translated sequence MKVRPSVKPICEKCKVIRRNGRVMVICENPKHKQRQG
- a CDS encoding M20 family metallopeptidase, producing the protein MGNLKASVKKYEEEMIAFRRDLHQHPELQWEEFRTTQKVADEMDKLGIPYRKTVPTGLIAELVGGKPGKTVALRADMDALPVQELNEGLAYKSLEDGKMHACGHDAHTAMLVTAAKALKEIQSDIKGTIRFIFQPSEENAKGAKAMVEQGAVEEVDNVFGIHIWSQMPSGKVSCVVGSSFASADIFTIDFTGRGGHGAMPDACIDATMVASAFVMNVQAIVSRETHPLDPVVVTIGRMDVGTRFNVIAENARLEGTVRCFSIETRERVKKAIQRYAEHTALTYGATAAVDYQYGTLPVVNDEKDALFAQKIIQDSFGEDALLQEPPTTGGEDFSYFTEHTPGCFALVGCGNPAKDTEWAHHHGKFNVDEDAMKMGAEMYAQYAYNYLNN
- a CDS encoding energy-coupling factor ABC transporter ATP-binding protein — protein: MEKIITLNDISYKYHPDAEGLAIDGVSLDIEAGEWIAIIGHNGSGKSTLAKTINGLLAPTQGTVTVGGHLLTEESVWDIRKMVGMVFQNPDNQFVGSTVQDDVAFGLENIGVPREKMIERVKDAIDKVKMTDYLEKEPARLSGGQKQRVAIAGVVALRPDIIILDEATSMLDPQGREEVLATVRAIKETANLTVISITHDINEAASANRVLVMKEGKLIKEGTPEEIFSYGDELIEMGLDLPFPEKLKSALKARNITVPEEYLTEEGMVDWLWTLLSKK
- the infA gene encoding translation initiation factor IF-1 — protein: MAKDDVIEIEGTVVETLPNAMFKVELENGHVVLAHVSGKIRMHYIRILPGDKVTVELSPYDLTRGRITYRFK
- a CDS encoding DUF819 family protein, whose translation is MSQMLAFTLLMGILYIGDIISAKTKAWVSSVFVCAVLFIIGYWTIFPKNIVEVAGIPSVVATLLMYLLITNMGTLLSVKELINQWKTIVITLSGIAGIVVLLLTVGMLFFDLQTILVAIPPLVGGVVSSLIMSEAAQQAGLMSLSVLAILIYVMQGFAGYPLTSIMLKKEGKRMLANYRSGEWTPTNEQEQQKAIKEEDEEIPKLFAKVPKRYHTNFSRFFRLSIVGMFAYYVSVWLAPFVSVSPFVLCLLFGVIASSSGFLEKQPLQKANGFGFAILGLMLFIFDGLKNATPEMLKELLLPMVGIIVIGVFGMYVFSAIIGRLLGVSKEMAFAVSLTALYGFPADYIITNEVIQALTEDKKEQEALTSHMLPPMLVAGFITVTIVSVVLAGIFSSILSNL
- a CDS encoding energy-coupling factor ABC transporter ATP-binding protein; this translates as MDITFEKVGYTYQKGTPFQNRALYDIDLEIKSGSFTALVGHTGSGKSTVLQHLNALMKPTEGVVTIGDRVITPETNNKNLKSIRKKVGIVFQFPEAQLFEETIAKDIAFGPRNFGATEEEGKALAKEMLDLVGLDESYMERSPFDLSGGQMRRVAIAGVLAMEPDVLVLDEPTAGLDPKGRLDMMEMFHYLYKEKGLTIVLVTHQMDDVADYADQMVVLEGGTIVKKGLPSEIFKESDWLKEKQLGVPTAVAFSNYFEARTGVDLGELPLTTEALADLLVTKIQDKAGDGK
- the rpsK gene encoding 30S ribosomal protein S11, with the translated sequence MAGKKVVRKRRVKKNIESGVAHIRSTFNNTIVMITDTHGNAISWSSAGSLGYRGSKKSTPFAAQMAAEVAAKACMEHGMKTVEVAVKGPGSGREAAIRSLQATGLEVTGIRDVTPVPHNGCRPPKRRRV
- a CDS encoding adenylate kinase gives rise to the protein MNLILMGLPGAGKGTQAEQIVDTYKIPHISTGDMFRAAIKNETALGLKAKSFMDKGELVPDEVTNGIVKERLAEADTKEGFLLDGFPRTLNQAEALETILNDLGKKIDAVINIHVDKDILMERLTGRIICRTCGATYHKVFNPPTVEGTCDRCGGHDFYQRDDDKPETVENRININLELTEPLLDFYETRHVLNTVKGDQDIHDVFKEVKAIIEK